A genomic stretch from Telopea speciosissima isolate NSW1024214 ecotype Mountain lineage chromosome 7, Tspe_v1, whole genome shotgun sequence includes:
- the LOC122669767 gene encoding uncharacterized protein LOC122669767, with protein MAMPDPRKGNIYVWLVSCLYFVSIVTGGVFLLVYIGLPETSTTHWFPVIGVVLVGIPWFCWGLTILYRCITPRGDSPARAGGGGGGGRGGGGGANKPGISNVDVCVATTSGNASSSSPVGSPVEGTRQVRFGTTIVVDEERGHGASDQKRNDEEDHRTSSSSSSSNDNILLLHMKVKFH; from the coding sequence ATGGCTATGCCAGATCCAAGGAAGGGCAACATCTATGTATGGCTAGTTTCTTGCCTTTACTTTGTTTCCATAGTTACAGGTGGTGTTTTTCTGCTGGTGTACATTGGACTCCCAGAAACATCGACTACACATTGGTTTCCTGTTATAGGGGTGGTTCTTGTAGGAATTCCTTGGTTCTGTTGGGGTCTAACTATTCTATACAGATGCATTACGCCGCGTGGTGATAGTCCTGCCcgtgctggtggtggtggtggtggaggaagaggaggtggtgGAGGAGCAAATAAGCCTGGGATTTCAAATGTGGATGTTTGTGTTGCAACTACCTCTGGGAATGCATCTTCAAGCTCCCCAGTAGGGTCTCCTGTTGAAGGTACGCGACAAGTTCGTTTTGGAACTACCATTGTGGTAGATGAAGAAAGGGGTCATGGAGCCTCGGATCAGAAAAGGAATGATGAAGAAGATCACAGGACATCATCATCTTCTAGTAGTTCAAATGATAATATTCTGTTACTTCACATGAAAGTCAAATTCCATTAA